One Endozoicomonas gorgoniicola DNA window includes the following coding sequences:
- a CDS encoding response regulator codes for MITFKNLPIKKKLRYAMLITAYAVLLVTLSIQTVSDLIKSRSALVSNLEVLAEVIGANAEAALVFGDRKSATTLLKGFASATNIQSAFLLTSEGNVMATYNRHDRQPWSITFDDLERSLTVFSNTRLHLYRPIFMDGKLIGAIYIQSNLNQLYLQLTQNLLLALIAALVSVILASILASRLQKLLGQPIIELAETISSMTAKQQYDQKVHRFDDDEIGQLYDDFNEMLMCIKERDQRLQKQRETLEASVAERTRELHDANRDLKENISELREAKEAAFGAAKAKSSFLANMSHEIRTPMNGVLGMLELLKDTPIDRTQRDFLETAYSSADALLQIINDILDFSKIEAGKMEIESIDTNIAEIAEDVCALLAGKAREKHLEISCFTDVDLPNVLKGDSVRLRQVLTNLVGNAVKFTETGEVIVRLNMAEKTADTVSVEFMVEDTGIGIAEDVLSNLFSAFTQADGSTTRRFGGTGLGLTISKQLVELMGGSIQVTTAEGLGSTFSFVLDMEISESEPWPSRKINHALDGIKALVVDDNTTNREILRHYLTAWGIDHSECDSGQKALDMMQQALKDEQPYELVLLDMDMPHMDGLMLSREIENDPELAKSKRIMLSSAGFITRARQQEVGISACLSKPFRQSRLLDSVMQIMHEHQTGQNDQHPIESSNTAFSSSIRLLLVEDNIVNQKVAVSMLKKIGLSEPDIAIDGKEAVTMSQSKEYDLILMDCQMPGMSGYEATGLIRKREQSLHQPRIPIIAMTANAMQGDREKCLAAGMDDYLSKPIKSEILRNMLTQWLLFDEREFDEKVYDEDQTEQTAEALPRDTTEEIKAVTIDNNEPLIDQDTFNTLRDIMEDEFSSLLDSFFENAPTLLDELKQAARAADLEVVIRAAHTLKSSSSNLGAKLLSEIADNIEVLGKEGKLQEASSLIPGLEQAMNQTLEAYRQLS; via the coding sequence ATGATTACCTTCAAAAATCTGCCTATAAAAAAGAAGCTTCGTTATGCCATGCTGATCACGGCTTATGCCGTGTTGCTGGTGACGCTATCGATCCAGACGGTTAGCGACCTGATCAAATCCCGGTCAGCCCTTGTCAGCAATCTGGAAGTTCTTGCGGAAGTGATTGGCGCCAACGCCGAAGCTGCACTGGTTTTTGGAGACAGGAAGTCAGCAACAACCCTGCTTAAAGGCTTTGCCTCTGCCACCAATATTCAGTCCGCCTTCCTGCTGACGTCGGAAGGCAATGTAATGGCTACCTATAACCGCCATGATAGACAACCCTGGTCCATTACCTTTGATGACCTAGAACGCTCTTTAACAGTATTCAGCAATACACGCCTGCATCTGTACCGTCCAATTTTTATGGACGGAAAATTGATTGGGGCCATTTACATCCAGTCAAACCTGAATCAGCTTTACCTGCAACTGACCCAGAATCTATTGCTGGCCCTGATCGCCGCGCTGGTGTCCGTTATCCTTGCTTCAATACTGGCCTCAAGGCTGCAGAAACTATTAGGTCAGCCCATTATTGAGCTGGCAGAAACCATCAGTTCGATGACCGCAAAACAGCAGTATGATCAAAAAGTTCATCGATTTGATGACGATGAAATCGGGCAGCTCTACGACGACTTCAATGAGATGCTCATGTGCATCAAAGAGCGGGATCAGCGCCTGCAAAAGCAAAGGGAAACACTGGAGGCCTCTGTCGCAGAGAGAACCCGGGAACTGCATGATGCTAACCGGGACCTGAAAGAAAATATTTCCGAACTTCGCGAAGCCAAAGAAGCCGCCTTTGGAGCAGCCAAGGCCAAAAGCTCTTTTCTCGCCAACATGAGCCATGAAATCCGAACCCCGATGAACGGTGTCCTGGGCATGCTTGAACTGTTGAAGGACACTCCGATTGACAGAACCCAGCGGGACTTTTTGGAAACAGCATACAGTTCAGCGGATGCCCTGCTGCAAATCATTAACGACATTCTCGATTTCTCCAAAATTGAAGCGGGGAAAATGGAGATAGAGAGCATTGACACCAATATCGCTGAAATAGCTGAAGACGTCTGCGCACTACTGGCTGGTAAAGCGAGAGAAAAACATCTGGAAATCAGTTGCTTCACCGACGTCGACCTGCCAAACGTACTGAAAGGCGATTCCGTTCGTTTACGACAGGTACTCACTAACCTGGTGGGTAATGCTGTGAAATTCACCGAAACCGGAGAAGTGATCGTACGCCTGAATATGGCGGAAAAAACAGCTGACACAGTCAGCGTCGAGTTTATGGTTGAAGACACCGGTATTGGTATTGCAGAGGATGTACTCTCCAACCTGTTCAGTGCCTTCACCCAGGCAGACGGCAGCACAACCCGCCGGTTTGGTGGAACCGGCCTGGGGCTGACCATTTCGAAACAGCTCGTAGAACTGATGGGTGGCTCCATTCAGGTCACCACGGCTGAAGGGCTTGGCTCAACCTTTTCATTCGTACTGGACATGGAAATTTCAGAGTCTGAGCCTTGGCCATCACGGAAAATCAACCATGCCCTTGATGGAATAAAAGCCCTGGTTGTTGATGACAACACCACGAACCGGGAAATTCTTCGCCACTACCTGACAGCCTGGGGCATTGACCATTCAGAGTGTGACAGTGGACAAAAAGCCCTGGACATGATGCAGCAGGCCTTAAAAGACGAGCAACCTTATGAGCTGGTTCTGCTCGACATGGATATGCCCCACATGGACGGTTTAATGCTGTCCAGAGAAATAGAAAATGACCCGGAGCTGGCAAAATCCAAAAGGATTATGTTGAGTTCTGCCGGTTTCATCACCCGGGCCAGGCAACAGGAAGTGGGTATTTCCGCCTGTCTCAGTAAGCCTTTCCGGCAATCACGCCTGCTCGATTCAGTCATGCAGATTATGCACGAACACCAGACTGGCCAGAACGATCAGCACCCGATAGAAAGCAGCAATACCGCCTTTTCATCTTCAATAAGGCTGCTGCTGGTTGAAGACAATATCGTCAACCAGAAAGTTGCGGTCAGTATGCTGAAAAAGATAGGTCTGTCTGAACCGGATATTGCCATTGACGGCAAGGAAGCGGTCACCATGTCGCAAAGTAAGGAGTATGACCTGATTCTGATGGATTGCCAGATGCCCGGTATGTCCGGCTACGAAGCCACGGGCCTGATCCGCAAAAGAGAGCAGTCACTTCATCAGCCGAGAATACCGATTATTGCCATGACCGCCAATGCAATGCAGGGCGACAGGGAAAAATGTCTGGCAGCGGGTATGGATGACTATCTGTCCAAACCCATAAAATCAGAAATCCTGCGCAATATGCTGACTCAGTGGCTCTTATTCGATGAAAGAGAGTTCGATGAAAAAGTGTACGATGAAGACCAGACTGAACAAACCGCCGAAGCCTTGCCCCGGGATACGACAGAAGAAATCAAAGCAGTGACTATCGATAATAATGAGCCGTTGATTGATCAGGACACTTTCAACACCCTCAGGGACATCATGGAAGACGAGTTCAGCAGCCTCCTCGACAGTTTTTTTGAAAATGCCCCGACCTTGCTGGATGAACTAAAGCAGGCTGCCAGGGCAGCAGACCTGGAAGTGGTAATTCGCGCCGCTCATACTCTTAAGTCCAGCAGCAGTAACCTTGGGGCAAAACTGCTCTCAGAGATTGCTGACAATATTGAAGTACTGGGGAAAGAGGGAAAACTGCAGGAAGCATCCAGTTTAATCCCGGGGCTTGAGCAGGCAATGAATCAAACACTGGAAGCCTATCGCCAGCTGAGTTAA
- a CDS encoding acyl-CoA dehydrogenase C-terminal domain-containing protein yields the protein MIDYQAPLRDMRFVLYEVFDVAADWARWESLSELVDRETADAILEEGAKLVSKTLSPLYRMGDEQGCHWQDGKVSTPTGFKEAYQIYSEGGWTGLSGNPDFGGMGMPKALGAQFDEMSCGANLGFMLYPSLTSGAALAIDAHASEAIKSLYLPKMYSGEWAGTMCLTEPHAGTDLGIIRTKAVPEDDGSYRITGTKIFITGGEHDLSENIVHLVLAKLPDAPAGPKGISLFLVPKIQVNEDGSLSEANAVSCGSIEHKMGIKGASTCVMNFDGATGYLVGELNKGLNCMFTMMNYERLFVGIQGLGSAERSYQNALAYAKDRLQGRAATGAAQPEKEADSLMVHGDIRRTLMNIKALNEGGRAFSTYVGQQLDKTKFGEDDERQKAAGLVALLTPVAKAFFTDMGLECCVAGQQVLGGHGYIAEWGQEQLVRDVRITQIYEGTNGIQSLDLLGRKIAANDGAYFRLFADEVRAFINNAENSEFASALESALVQLEQSTETLLKQTTDNLNTINAACVEYLHGFAYVAYGWMWARMAEVAQAQLQTGTVDQDFYKAKIATARYFYKRLLPRSSALLAAATSGVEELYSMADEQF from the coding sequence ATGATTGATTATCAGGCTCCCCTGCGTGATATGCGTTTTGTGTTGTATGAAGTGTTTGATGTCGCTGCTGACTGGGCTCGCTGGGAATCACTCAGTGAACTGGTCGACCGGGAAACCGCTGACGCCATTCTCGAAGAAGGGGCCAAACTGGTTTCCAAAACTCTGTCTCCTCTCTATCGAATGGGTGATGAACAGGGCTGTCACTGGCAGGACGGCAAGGTTTCTACGCCCACTGGTTTTAAAGAAGCCTATCAAATCTACTCCGAAGGTGGCTGGACCGGTCTGAGTGGCAACCCTGACTTTGGTGGCATGGGTATGCCCAAAGCTCTGGGGGCTCAGTTTGATGAAATGAGTTGCGGTGCCAACCTTGGTTTTATGCTTTACCCCAGTCTTACCTCAGGTGCGGCTCTGGCTATCGATGCCCATGCTTCTGAAGCGATTAAATCCTTGTATCTGCCCAAAATGTACTCCGGAGAATGGGCTGGCACCATGTGCCTGACTGAACCTCATGCCGGGACAGACCTTGGCATTATTCGAACCAAAGCCGTTCCAGAAGACGATGGCAGTTATCGCATTACCGGTACGAAAATATTCATCACGGGCGGCGAGCATGATTTGTCAGAAAACATTGTTCACCTAGTGCTGGCGAAACTGCCTGACGCACCGGCAGGTCCGAAAGGTATCTCTCTTTTTCTGGTACCAAAGATTCAGGTAAACGAGGATGGCTCTCTGTCTGAAGCTAACGCTGTCAGCTGCGGTTCCATTGAACACAAGATGGGCATTAAAGGGGCTTCCACCTGCGTCATGAATTTTGACGGGGCAACAGGGTATCTGGTGGGAGAGCTGAATAAGGGTTTGAACTGCATGTTTACCATGATGAACTATGAACGTCTGTTTGTCGGTATTCAGGGGCTGGGCAGTGCTGAACGCTCTTACCAGAATGCTCTGGCTTATGCCAAAGATCGTTTGCAAGGGCGGGCTGCCACCGGCGCTGCACAACCGGAAAAGGAAGCGGATTCTTTAATGGTTCATGGTGATATTCGTCGAACCCTGATGAATATTAAAGCGCTCAATGAAGGGGGCAGGGCTTTTTCAACCTACGTTGGGCAACAGTTGGATAAAACCAAATTTGGTGAGGATGATGAGAGGCAAAAGGCGGCAGGTCTGGTGGCACTGTTAACACCGGTAGCCAAAGCGTTCTTCACCGACATGGGGCTGGAATGTTGCGTTGCCGGTCAACAGGTGCTGGGTGGTCATGGTTATATTGCCGAATGGGGACAGGAACAGTTAGTTCGTGATGTGCGTATCACGCAGATTTATGAAGGCACCAATGGCATACAGTCGCTGGACTTACTGGGTCGTAAAATAGCGGCTAACGACGGTGCTTATTTCCGGCTGTTTGCTGATGAAGTCAGGGCATTCATCAACAACGCTGAAAACAGTGAGTTTGCTTCTGCACTTGAAAGCGCCCTGGTTCAGTTGGAACAGTCTACGGAAACCCTGTTAAAACAAACCACAGATAACCTCAATACGATTAATGCGGCCTGTGTTGAATACCTGCACGGTTTTGCTTATGTCGCTTACGGATGGATGTGGGCTCGAATGGCTGAGGTCGCTCAGGCTCAGTTACAAACTGGTACTGTAGATCAGGACTTTTATAAAGCCAAAATAGCCACTGCACGTTATTTCTATAAACGACTGCTACCGAGGAGTTCAGCGTTGCTGGCGGCAGCCACTTCCGGAGTAGAAGAATTGTACAGTATGGCTGATGAACAATTTTGA
- a CDS encoding OTU domain-containing protein, which translates to MVVIAGQRNLLVDADTASASGWSAYQLMLPVELDIKERIPSVPVKENYRQYKYISSNKKTTFVPSLVLVRLNNDDQMEAVEARSLKRSRGAKLTTLDLSMFGLPLKAIEHFSDTSNTSGITQIDLSWSYLEDNQIDLLTEQLERYSGLKHIAASGFEPWFETFKERIENLNRYKLIKRQDSQYKEELPSLPPHLARHMGQYKGMPNELVVNPKSRKVRFECYKPPKPSQWQQDAEVSQLNHEDQEGYSENLQTFLNNAQLKLLSTPKDGSCLYHALARQTETGNGHALRQQLSSYLTRNAENFTRDNPVFAGDEFSRLLGEIENQDEWGNIRIALVMAQMSRRRVIVIYPQMRGSEIGTMVFNPDGQGMDSLPDDISSNDIFLVHNGRGHWLGAIHGVSDDLQAANEEVLSDASGMRVSNNSSLLNLASFLLLFGVRTNSGLQ; encoded by the coding sequence ATGGTTGTTATAGCTGGTCAGCGAAATCTGTTGGTTGATGCTGATACAGCCAGTGCGTCTGGATGGTCTGCTTATCAGCTTATGCTTCCGGTTGAGCTGGATATAAAAGAACGTATTCCTAGTGTTCCTGTAAAGGAAAATTACAGACAGTATAAATATATTAGTTCTAATAAAAAGACTACTTTTGTTCCATCACTGGTATTGGTGCGGCTCAACAATGACGATCAAATGGAGGCCGTGGAAGCTCGCAGTCTCAAGCGAAGCCGGGGTGCTAAGCTTACGACGCTTGACCTGAGTATGTTCGGACTGCCTCTGAAAGCCATTGAGCATTTCTCCGACACTTCAAATACGTCCGGCATTACGCAAATTGATCTTAGCTGGAGTTATCTGGAAGACAATCAAATAGACTTGCTAACAGAGCAGTTAGAACGTTATTCCGGACTTAAACATATAGCAGCTTCCGGATTTGAACCGTGGTTTGAAACTTTTAAGGAAAGAATAGAAAACCTCAACCGGTACAAGCTTATTAAGCGGCAGGATAGTCAATATAAGGAAGAGCTACCTTCGTTACCGCCCCATTTGGCAAGGCATATGGGGCAATATAAAGGCATGCCTAATGAGCTGGTTGTTAATCCAAAGTCCCGGAAAGTCAGGTTTGAATGTTACAAACCTCCTAAACCTTCACAGTGGCAGCAGGATGCAGAAGTATCTCAGCTTAATCATGAGGATCAAGAAGGTTATTCAGAAAATCTTCAGACGTTTCTCAATAATGCTCAATTAAAATTACTGTCAACTCCGAAGGATGGCTCATGTCTATATCATGCTCTGGCCAGGCAAACGGAAACAGGTAACGGACACGCTCTTCGACAGCAATTATCCAGTTACCTCACCCGTAATGCAGAGAATTTTACGAGAGATAACCCTGTATTTGCCGGTGATGAGTTTTCACGTTTACTGGGAGAGATAGAAAACCAGGATGAATGGGGTAATATTCGAATCGCGCTGGTGATGGCTCAAATGAGCAGAAGGCGTGTGATTGTTATCTATCCTCAGATGCGAGGGAGTGAAATTGGTACTATGGTATTCAATCCTGATGGTCAAGGCATGGACTCATTGCCAGACGACATAAGCAGTAATGATATATTTCTTGTTCACAACGGTCGGGGGCATTGGCTGGGTGCTATTCATGGTGTGAGTGACGATCTTCAGGCCGCTAATGAGGAAGTTTTATCAGATGCATCCGGTATGCGGGTCAGTAATAATAGCAGTTTGCTTAATTTAGCAAGTTTTCTTTTATTGTTCGGAGTTCGTACAAACAGCGGTTTGCAGTAG
- a CDS encoding IS66 family transposase, protein MHLPDSLFSSTDNEQLRSFVKNLLDTVEKQSVQIERQRVQIEQLVEENEQLRAEIRHLKKHKGKPKIRPNVSDKGDDQEDSSSAEDTDQAAGKSDTDRPPKSKRPRSQEAGETAAPPMTVDREEICSIAAPGENWRFKCYIDFFHTELDLRFVTTRYRREYYTTPEGGVSAPLPDHVKDRFGDNLKAHLLDFYHSCSTTQPLLLSWLHDHGCSISEGSLSNILTKGHDIFHQEKEELLEAGLTCSDYLQADDTGARHQGKNGYCLFIGNPYFSYFHSSDSKSRINFLGCLQGQQRLYLLNDVAIDYMENQVDVSKKWITALSECGEKRFSTEEEWESFLNSIGCAAPQQRRWATEGVLKAALMLNHRLENLIIHSDGARQFDTAFQHSLCWYHAGRNMDKLIPANDLERAARDTVQDQYWCLYDDIEAYQKKPTDKEKQKLYQEFDRWVTQRVDYPALQAELGKLMVVREELLLVLEYPWLPLHNNLSERQIREYVKRRKVSGGTRSKLGRKCRDTFASLKKTCKQHGVSFANYLRDRLTGTNLIPQLGHLILKASGYQETVLANGI, encoded by the coding sequence ATGCACCTGCCTGACTCACTATTCTCCAGTACAGACAATGAACAGTTGCGTTCATTCGTCAAAAACCTTCTCGACACGGTCGAGAAGCAATCTGTGCAAATTGAAAGGCAGCGCGTTCAGATCGAACAGCTGGTCGAAGAGAACGAACAGCTTCGAGCAGAAATTCGCCACCTGAAGAAGCACAAGGGCAAGCCTAAAATCAGGCCTAATGTCTCGGACAAGGGCGATGATCAGGAAGACAGCTCTTCTGCGGAAGACACTGATCAGGCTGCCGGGAAAAGTGACACTGATCGTCCGCCGAAAAGTAAACGACCACGATCACAAGAAGCCGGTGAAACCGCTGCACCACCAATGACTGTTGACCGAGAGGAAATCTGTTCAATCGCTGCTCCCGGTGAGAACTGGCGCTTCAAGTGCTATATCGACTTTTTCCATACTGAGCTGGACTTGCGTTTTGTCACTACTCGCTACAGGCGTGAGTATTACACAACTCCGGAAGGCGGGGTGTCAGCCCCGCTACCTGATCATGTGAAAGACCGTTTTGGCGACAACCTGAAAGCCCATCTGCTGGATTTTTATCATTCATGCAGTACGACACAGCCACTACTGCTATCTTGGCTGCACGACCATGGATGCTCAATATCAGAAGGTTCCCTGAGCAACATCCTGACGAAAGGCCATGATATTTTCCACCAGGAAAAAGAAGAATTGCTGGAAGCAGGGCTGACTTGCTCTGATTATCTCCAGGCCGACGACACAGGTGCTCGCCACCAAGGAAAAAACGGCTACTGCCTGTTTATCGGCAACCCTTATTTTTCCTACTTCCATAGCAGCGACAGTAAGAGCAGGATTAATTTCCTGGGCTGTCTGCAAGGGCAGCAGCGGCTTTATCTTCTCAACGACGTTGCCATTGACTACATGGAGAATCAGGTTGATGTGTCGAAGAAGTGGATCACTGCGCTATCCGAATGCGGCGAGAAGCGTTTCTCAACAGAAGAAGAGTGGGAGAGCTTCCTTAACAGCATTGGTTGTGCTGCCCCGCAACAAAGGCGCTGGGCGACAGAGGGTGTTTTAAAGGCCGCATTGATGCTCAATCATCGCCTTGAGAACCTGATTATCCATAGCGATGGAGCCCGGCAGTTTGATACAGCCTTTCAGCATTCGCTGTGTTGGTACCATGCGGGAAGAAACATGGACAAGCTGATACCGGCCAATGACCTGGAACGAGCCGCCCGTGACACCGTGCAGGATCAGTACTGGTGCCTCTACGACGACATTGAGGCCTACCAGAAAAAACCAACGGACAAGGAGAAACAGAAGCTCTACCAGGAGTTTGATCGTTGGGTAACACAGCGGGTTGACTACCCTGCCTTGCAGGCTGAGTTGGGCAAACTGATGGTTGTCAGGGAAGAGCTGTTATTGGTTCTTGAGTATCCGTGGCTGCCACTGCACAACAACCTGAGCGAGAGGCAGATCAGAGAGTATGTGAAACGGCGAAAGGTTAGCGGTGGTACCCGGAGTAAACTTGGGAGGAAATGCCGCGACACCTTTGCCAGTTTGAAAAAGACCTGTAAACAACACGGGGTGTCCTTTGCCAACTATCTCAGGGACAGGCTGACTGGAACCAATCTGATTCCGCAGCTGGGGCATCTCATCCTGAAGGCATCAGGCTATCAGGAAACGGTTCTTGCCAATGGAATATGA
- a CDS encoding ISNCY family transposase (programmed frameshift), with the protein MRQTINPQMQLGEVDISAITFNPKSRDDIPRLLRGLQHIWVTPDLREQVFQVLESMIPASSNNGRPGMDLWNILVFGTLRLVTNCDYDRLQELANEHGTLRKMLGHGPYCTHSYHIQTLQDNISLFTPEILDQVNQIVVAAGHQLVKKKDEPLYGRADSFVVKTDVHFPTDISLLNDACRKAIEFASTLAGQYQLPAWRQREYLKKQHRKRYHKVRNLKHSVAACEFKQRSRQHDIETAHLEYIKYSLDIIRKAESTAALVEKSAPDESALENLKYYIAHSRHQINLIYRRVIEHQQIPHSDKVFSIFEPHTEWISKGKAGVPVELGLRVCVLQDQFGFTLNHHVMQKQTDDQVAVPIAKGAKQRFPMLSQVSYDKGFWSPANLEELDGFLERTILPKKGRLSAEDKKREHHLEFTRAKRKHSAVESDINALEANGLDKCPDKGIDAFKRYVALAVVGGNLKRLGRILQERDF; encoded by the exons ATGCGTCAAACCATTAATCCACAAATGCAGTTGGGCGAGGTTGATATCTCCGCCATCACATTCAACCCCAAGTCCAGAGATGATATTCCCCGGCTTTTGCGGGGCTTGCAGCACATATGGGTTACACCTGATCTGAGAGAGCAGGTCTTTCAAGTTCTTGAAAGTATGATTCCTGCCAGCAGTAATAATGGTCGTCCCGGTATGGATCTCTGGAACATACTGGTGTTTGGCACCCTGCGGCTGGTCACTAACTGTGATTATGACCGTCTTCAGGAGCTGGCCAATGAACACGGCACGCTACGGAAAATGCTTGGGCACGGTCCTTACTGCACGCACTCTTATCATATCCAGACATTGCAGGATAATATCAGCCTGTTCACGCCCGAAATACTGGACCAGGTAAACCAGATTGTCGTGGCAGCAGGCCATCAACTGGTTAAAAAAA AAGATGAGCCGCTATATGGCCGTGCCGATTCGTTTGTAGTCAAGACCGATGTTCATTTTCCCACAGACATCAGCCTGTTAAACGATGCCTGTCGTAAGGCTATTGAGTTTGCGTCCACCCTGGCTGGCCAGTACCAGTTACCAGCGTGGCGTCAGCGGGAATACCTGAAAAAACAGCATCGAAAGCGCTATCACAAGGTGCGGAATCTGAAACATTCCGTTGCTGCCTGCGAGTTTAAACAGCGGTCACGTCAGCACGATATTGAAACGGCACACCTTGAATACATTAAGTACAGTCTCGACATTATCCGCAAGGCAGAAAGCACAGCTGCCCTGGTAGAAAAAAGCGCCCCCGATGAGTCTGCGCTGGAGAATCTCAAATACTACATTGCCCACAGTCGTCACCAGATTAATCTGATTTATCGTCGGGTGATCGAGCATCAGCAGATTCCTCACAGCGACAAGGTGTTCTCGATTTTTGAACCCCACACAGAATGGATCAGCAAGGGTAAAGCCGGAGTTCCTGTAGAGTTGGGGTTGCGGGTATGCGTACTGCAAGACCAGTTTGGCTTCACGCTGAATCACCATGTGATGCAAAAGCAGACAGACGATCAGGTTGCAGTGCCTATCGCAAAAGGAGCAAAACAACGCTTTCCCATGCTGAGCCAGGTCAGTTATGACAAAGGGTTCTGGAGCCCCGCCAACCTTGAGGAACTTGATGGCTTTCTGGAACGAACCATTCTGCCGAAGAAAGGCAGGCTTTCCGCAGAAGACAAAAAACGAGAGCACCACCTTGAGTTTACCCGGGCAAAAAGAAAGCATTCCGCCGTAGAGTCTGACATTAATGCTCTGGAAGCCAATGGCCTCGATAAATGTCCGGACAAGGGCATTGATGCCTTCAAGCGCTATGTTGCCCTTGCGGTTGTGGGTGGCAACCTGAAGCGCTTGGGCAGGATTTTACAAGAACGGGATTTTTAG
- a CDS encoding DoxX family protein, with the protein MNLLKTTDSIFQRITVPLIPLFLLFTRIWVAWAFFKSGVVKCNSWDSTLYLFQYEYQVPLLNWKIAACTGTAAELILPVLIALGLFTRPAALALFVFNIIAVVSYPLLWEKGFLDHQLWGLMMLINLFWGSGMISIDYTIGCRPEKPSEESPQPTDISDGQSS; encoded by the coding sequence TTGAACCTTCTCAAAACCACCGACAGTATTTTCCAGCGCATCACGGTGCCATTGATCCCATTATTTCTTTTATTCACCCGAATCTGGGTCGCATGGGCTTTCTTCAAGTCCGGGGTGGTGAAATGCAATAGCTGGGACAGCACACTTTATCTGTTCCAGTATGAATATCAGGTACCGCTGCTGAACTGGAAAATCGCCGCCTGCACTGGCACTGCTGCTGAACTGATCCTGCCAGTCCTTATAGCTTTGGGACTGTTTACCCGACCGGCAGCACTGGCGTTGTTCGTATTCAATATCATTGCGGTAGTGTCTTACCCGCTGCTATGGGAGAAAGGATTTCTCGATCATCAGTTATGGGGGCTTATGATGCTGATCAACCTGTTCTGGGGCAGTGGTATGATTTCCATCGACTATACCATTGGCTGCAGACCTGAGAAGCCATCTGAAGAGTCACCTCAACCGACTGACATTAGCGACGGTCAGTCCAGCTGA
- a CDS encoding HvfC/BufC N-terminal domain-containing protein: MGCRQQDNLQQLQQHFAEALHYRPSPVSKRVAAGRFSPEQRIQIYRNNFIISLSEVLEATYPCCKAVLGDECFAQLARQYVLTQPLREGNVTDYGDRFVDTISSQTPVIAAVPYIADLARLEWLVDRASQHVAIASNFPFEQLARITEDNFSQLILEVAEPVYFFDSQYPVASLWQMITGDQVESVDITRSESAIIQHRHEGMQVIATTPSAIGLMRLCQQGQPLGEADDSMLALLGELIRQQFFTRIHGLPEGEYAD; this comes from the coding sequence ATGGGATGTCGTCAACAGGATAACCTTCAGCAGCTACAGCAGCACTTTGCCGAAGCCTTACACTACCGACCAAGCCCGGTCAGCAAGAGGGTTGCGGCGGGGCGGTTTAGCCCGGAACAACGGATACAGATATATCGCAATAATTTTATTATCAGCCTGTCGGAGGTGCTGGAAGCTACCTACCCTTGTTGCAAGGCTGTACTGGGAGACGAGTGCTTTGCCCAACTCGCCCGCCAGTATGTCCTGACCCAACCTTTGAGGGAAGGGAACGTGACCGATTACGGTGATCGCTTTGTCGATACAATTTCCAGCCAAACCCCGGTGATTGCAGCAGTGCCTTATATTGCCGACTTAGCCCGGCTTGAATGGCTGGTCGACAGAGCCAGCCAGCATGTTGCCATTGCGTCAAACTTCCCATTTGAGCAGCTGGCCCGAATCACCGAAGATAATTTCAGCCAACTGATACTTGAAGTTGCCGAACCGGTCTATTTCTTCGACTCGCAATATCCTGTTGCCAGCTTATGGCAGATGATCACAGGCGACCAGGTTGAGTCAGTTGATATTACACGATCAGAGTCGGCCATTATCCAGCACCGTCATGAGGGTATGCAGGTGATCGCAACAACCCCTTCTGCGATAGGGCTCATGCGCCTATGCCAGCAAGGTCAGCCACTGGGTGAAGCCGATGATTCCATGCTGGCACTACTGGGCGAACTGATCCGGCAACAGTTTTTTACCCGTATTCACGGTTTGCCTGAGGGTGAGTACGCAGATTGA